The sequence GGGATAGGGCCAATTTATTGCACTCTAGGGTGAGAATGAGTGGAGCTTGGTGAGCAGGCAGTGCAGTTTCCATGTACTCCTTGTCATCACAGACCGAGGCAGCTCCTGCAAGGCAGCCCCTCCTGATTCTCTTCCATGGCCGAGGCAGGGAGCGCCCCTGGACacccaacctccagctccctccacAAACAAGCTTTACTGAGAGCTGCAAAAGGAACAGACCCAGGCTCTGAGAGATTTATATTTCAGAGTTATTCACGAGCTCATCAGGTCTCcttgccagcagctgggggaTGTCCAAGCTCTCCCACGGCTGGGATCCCCACCTGGTGTGGCACAAGCCCACGCCACAGCCTTGCTGAGGGGCAGGCACTGGTGGGATCTTCCACCTCCCCCCAGACTCCTGTTTTGACAACAAGGGGTACAACTACCCACAGTCACCTGTGGGACCACTGgtcctggctgcagggacacacCAGGTAGCCCACAGGGTACCAGTGAtgtgcagaggagctgtggggctgcagggacagacagacaccCTGTGGACTACATCAGCCTCACCCAGGTGCCCAAACCCCTTGGGACTGTTCTAGGCCCCCGCTGCTTTTGGAAGCACAAGTTGacagaaactgcagaagcaCCAGCATTTAAACACCTGATAGTGACAAGCTGTGCCCCCCAACTGCAGGGTGACACCCCCTCCCTGGCACCTCCAGCTCTGgccacagctgagctgcccaGACACTCCATCCAGGCACAGCAGAACCAGGATCCTTCACACCACACTCTGTGAGTCCTTCACTGCTAACGCCGGAGAGATTtatgtttcctcttgttctggAGATTCTCCCTTTTGAATCCCAAAATAGTTTCCAGCTGAATTATAACACTTTTCTGTAACAAGGATTTATATTCCTCCCATCAGTGCACAGAGCTGAAACCAGATCTTCCCCTGCCtgttgcagcagctcctgcaagtGATGCGCCAGCACATCCCCTTGAGTACCAGAACACAGATATGATCTTCTCCCTGTGGAGAAAGGGAAGTGCTCTGGGCACCTTTTCCAATAACAAACTGGGAATTTTAAGTTGAGGTAGGTAAGGAAGCACTGAATAGGAGTCTGAAGTCTTACAGTGGGTTAGAATTGGAAATCTCTTGCCTCCTTTTTTGCTGCCGATTACAAGTAGCAGCTTTCCCATAGCCATGGTGCTTTGACACCCTCCTTTGCTGTGACTCTCTCCTGGCACCTTACACCAGGCAGAGTTGTGAGCTGAATCCCATGGGAAGTAAGGATCTCCTCAGTTCTTGCTGTGTGCCTGCAGACCCAGcttgttttcagaaattctgACTCATGGGGGAAGGCAGGAAatgattatttccttttaatggCTGCCACTGATAGGGGGCAATtatggaggagaggagaggacaggagcAAAGCTCTGCTGAGACTCCCCTGGGAAAACCAGCCCTGTGTtgctctcccagctctccaAGCTCTCCCTGAGCTCAGCCAACGAGTGCTGAACAcagaaggcaggagcaggccTGGCAGGAGCCGTGTCCTTTGCTGCAAAGCCAggttcccagctcctcctgcccagagctgtacccaagcacagctccagcaggagaGGGGCATGCCCACCCTCCCCGAGCACAGCAAGGCAGTGAGCTCCCTTGGGCAGAGGGGATGGGGTGTCCTGCCTCCACAGAGACACCAGACATGGTCAgggctgggtgggagaggggagcCAAGATGCTGCACCCTGGCAGGACCCAGGAACAATGGAGGGGAGATTTGGCACTACAGATGCCAGAAGGACAGGGGAAAAGCTTTGGAAGTTTACACCTAACCTGTGTGAGGCTCTTCAGGTTGGGAGCCTGTGGTGGGGGCTGACATGGGGCCACGGGTCCTTGCCAGCAACAGCTGGAgggaagatgctgctgctgtgagagTGGCTGctgagggaagcagcagtgtcCTCACCTGAGGTAAGAACGAGTGGGCATGGTgagaacagagaaggaaaacagaggagaAGCTGTATGGGAAGCTCTCTGAGGAAGACTTCCTCAtgcccttcctttctcttcttcagctgcGAGCTGCTTGCCAAAGCTTAATGCCTCAGCACAGGCCCCCGTTCCGTTCTTAAATGCCCATTATGACAAGATGAGATCTGCTGGAAAATCACCACTACTCATAAATATGTTCCCTGCTTACTTAGAGATATTTTGGTCTCAGAGACAATTTGTGTTTTGGGACACTGCCAGCCTCTACCGCTTGTCTAATAATTCCTTTGTGTAGCATTACCAGAGGCTCGAGTCCCCTTTTTTCACAATGGAGTAGTTTGATTTTATAGCTCAAAAACCcctaaacaaccccaaaacactcTGATTCCTTTTCAGATTGCATTTCTATCTGCCATCAGCAAGCTGCCTGGTTGATCTTATCACTGAACCCATTTGAGATTTGGCCTATTTTGTATGATTTCTGTGTACAAAAATCCTCTATAAATCAGAGAGCCTTTTATGCAAAAGTCTGCAAGATTGATAGAGCTGGATACAAAATCTTTTACCTTGGAAGAAGAGATGTATTATCTGTCCCATTGGACAGAATGCTTTCTCTGCATATTCATCTCCAAAGTATGATAGGGCTTTTTCTAGAGCAGACAAGAGACAAGACAGGAGTCTCAAATACAAACAGATTGTTATCAGAAGAAagggagtatttttttttttttcctgtgtctagTGGGGATAGGATGAGAAGCTAAggatttaaaagacaaaaagggaGATTAAGGCTAGTcattaaggatttttttgtaCCTGTAAGCCCTGGAAGAGATTGCCTAAGTAGCCTTCGAAATCCCCATCACTGGAGATCCTTGAAGAATGGGGCAGACTGTCAGGACAAGGGATGTCTCAAGCCCTTTTCAGccctgctttccctgctggaTTAGTTCTCCCTACACCTTCAGAGCCCTGCTTCCACTATGAGGCAGCCACAGGGGAGCTCCTCTGATGCGGGGAGCCTGCTACTTCCAGTGCTTGGAGATTCAGAACAGTTGTGTTGGGTGACTGGCAAGAAGGTTGGCACCTCTGAGTAATGGCTAATTGGAAGGGATGAAAAAGCTACTTGCAGCTGGTGGGTGGCAGGAACACCTAGGACAAGATTTTGTGAATCATACAAGGGAGGAGTGCTAAGGATGAGCAACCAGAGCCATGgtgcagaaaaaagaaacataaagtCTGTGTCAAAATGCCCCtataaagagagagagggaagaaacagCATCAGTTTCTGGAAAATAATCCTTTTGGCAAAAATGTTCTCTCCTTCATGTGTTCCTTGCCACAAATATATTCTAAGTTTTCAGATACATAAGAATATTTGAGTTCAGGGTATTTCAGATCAAATGGTGATGGCCAAGAGATACTGGCAAAAAAGcaagatgctgaaaaaaaatctgctaaggAACTAGTGAGGAAGAGATCAGAAGAGCTCAGCACGGGTAACACATATTGATGGGTCAGTTGTCTCTCCaaaacagtaaaggaaaaaaaaaaaaaaaaaagaaaatgcatttaatgaaaaatgtggtCAGATTATCAACCAGTCAAGGAACTGAGAAAAACAGGTTGCTTAACAAAAATGGTATTCAGATTTCTGCAGGGCAGAAATGCCCTCAGCAGTAATGTGAAACACAAAGATAGGGCAGGATATCATTTCAGAAAGTTGGTACGTGAGAAATATAGTTTATCACCCAGCAGCACAATTTACCGCTCGGATGGTTCAAACACAACCACTAATCTATATCCGAAGAGAGGACTAATATTTCAAGCCACTAAGCACCTCTCAAAGCATCTTTATGCACCTGTATATTTAGTGCAAGACTAAGAAGTAGTTTTACATGTACAGACAAACGCACTTGATAGAGACGTTTCGTGCCTGAATTGTCAGCGGGACCCGCCGGCGGCCTCAGAGCGGGGAGCGCGGGGGAGGGCACGGGGGGCTGCTCCCAAcccagaggggctgcagggtgggcgGCTGCGGGGGGTCCCGCTAGGCTGGGGGTCactgccccgctcccctccccgcccgcccggggTGACACGTCCCGCACCCCGCTCCGCGCCGCTGTCCGTGGTGCTGACGGctccgcccgccgcgccgctccCGCACCCGGGGTCCCGGGGCGCGCCCTCGAGCACAGCTCCCCGAAACCCGGTGCTCCGAGCCCGGAGGTTGGCACGGCCCCGGCTGACCGGGCGGCCGCCACGGGGACAGCGCAGGGCACCGAGcggcagggctctgctgggagagggaTGGAGACCCCCGGGGAGAGATGGAGACCCTCGGCAGCCGCCGCTGCCCCTCGGCCGAGGACAGGCCGAAAGCCCCCCAGGGATGACAGCGCCGGCCCCCTCGGAGCGCGCTGGGATCGAGGGGATACAGACACGGCGAGGTCACTGCGCCTGTTTTGCCCAAATGAATCATTGATGGTGTTTTGGTACAAAAATGTTTAATCATCAATAACGTGATTCAGCAATCGGGAAATGTAAACAACAGTGCGAGCGCCTCGCCGATGGGCCGGGAGGAGGAGCGCAGACCCCGGCAGGGTGCGGGCTCGCCCGGCCGTGCCCTGCTGGCCCAGGAGCCCCGGGCCGGCAATGGTTTCGGTGGGGCTACGGCAGGGACCGGGGGACTtgcccctgccctggcagcagctccgcACCGGCGGCGGGTTGGAGACACCGGCGTAACCAGCCCGCGATCAGAAAGGCGCTTCCCGCACCCCAGGGGCTTCACCCGCATCCCAGGAGCCGCCTGAGCCCGGCGGCTGGCGGGGCAGAACGGCCCGGGGTTATGTTAGTGACATTTCTCCCGAGTTTGCCTGGTAGGGGCTAGCGAGAATGGCCCGGGGTTCAGCGCTTAGCCCAGGACGTGGCTCCCCGTCCAACGAGCCCGTCCCGCAGCTGAACCCTGCCCTCTGAACTCACCGCCCAGGGACACACACTGACTCACCTACCGAGCAATAGTATTTTTCACCCCGGCAGAAATTTAGGGGCTGCCCGACGGGGCCGCAGCCAGGCATTGCTGCACCCAAACATTGCTGCACCCAGACGTGCCCGCGGGcgagggggaggagagagggcaGGCTCCTGCCCGGAGCCCCGAAGCCCCCCACCCCGAGGGGCAGCCCCAGGGTCCTGAGGGGGAACTCCAGCCCGATTAGGGGACGGGGTGCCGAGGGTGATGGTGCCGTCGAGGCAGACCCGGGAGGCCGCGAGGTTTCTCGGGTTTCGTTTTGCTCTGCGGGAAAAGCGCTTCCCGAagcccggggcagccccccagAAGCCCCGTCCCGGCTCCAGCCGTCCCGGGGGGGAGGCCCGATGTCCCAGGGAGAGCACTCGTCGCTTCCCCCGCCTGCACGGTCACAACAAAACGAGGTTTTACTTTCGGATCTCCCAAGCACGCATCGAACTGCCTGTTCCCACCGTGAGCTACCCGCAGCTCTGCACCCAGCAGTGCAGCACCGACACGGCTGAGCACCGTCCCCCGGCCTGGGGGTCTTTAAAAGACCCCCAAGAAgagataaaataagaaaagaataTAATATTACTATGTATCTTTTATAATAAGAAGAAATAACAAGCACACCCCACCGCTATGACTCCCgcaaggagagggaggaggattTCCCTCAAGGGACAGCAGATTTTCATCCCGCTTGGGAAAACTGACAGGAGTGCAGGGCAAACTGGCCGGTTTTCAGAAATTCGAAATACTTTTGGCTTATGCCCCTTGCTCAGAGGGATTTAAGCCGGTGAGTAAAGGGTAAGAAGGAAGCACCGAGCCAACGAGGCTGCATATTCACACgtggtaataaaaaaaaaataaatcgaTTTTTCCAAAGGGAACAGTAATTTGCAAAGGTCTTTCCCACTCCACGGGGAACCCGTGGCCACTCAGCGACTGCCCTCTCCCCAGACTTTACTCCTGGATGCAAAGGCATTCAGGGGGAACCGGGAAAGTGACGATCCAGAATTATATACGCATCTCTCCATGTgtacagcagaaaataatacaatttcTGATTTTATGCCCTATATGTATGGTTCTGTGGGGAACCCCCACCCGGGACTGgtgctgggaaggaaaagcacCAGCAGCGTTACTGGAAATGAGCCGGCTCAGGTTCCAGATCAATGAAAACTGGGTCCACGCGTTTATGCTCCTGTTGCCAGCATTAATGCTCTTTTAATCTTCTAAACATTATCTGCATCGATTTCCCTCTAGATACGCGTTTGTTTGAGATGGCGACACCACCTCGTGCTCcgacaaaaaacaaacccaaactctTTCAGATCCCCCGATGCTCCTCCTCTGCAGACAAACCTCGGGACCTTCCTCTGGCTGCAGACACGGGACTGGCTACGCGGGGGGTGCTGGAAAGGGCGGGAGGAGTTTGCAGCCGCTGTCAGAGCCCAGATCAGGTCCCTGCCCCGGATCCTCCTCCTCCCGTCCCGGCCGAGGCGCTGGAAGGGGCGGCAGCGCGGGCAGGGCACGGTGGTCCCGCACCCTCCCCTTGGGACAGCCCCAGCATCCTCCAAAGGGCTTTTGGAGACCCCGGGCCGCCGGCTGCTTAACCCACAGGGGTTAAAGAGGGGGGACGGGCAGGGATTACGGGCATGAATAATTCATGGCTCCTCGCCCCCCTGCTCTGCCGCATGCAGGGACCCCCTGCGCCCACCTCCCCGCCACGGGGGCGAGCATCCCACCGCCTCTGGTCAGGAGAGGGACAGCGCACGGCCAGAGACCCGCACACACTTGTGGCAGAGGAAACCAAGCCCGTGGGGTGCTGTCGGCGCGGGAGGGTGCGGGTCGGGGTGCGGGCCGCCCCCCGGCAGGCCCCAAGCTGCCGCAGGGAGCGGGGGGGCCGAGGGTCGCGCCCCCTCTCCCCAAACCGCATTGTTCCCCCCCCTGTCTCCGCCGGAGACAAAGAAGGGGCGAGCGCCCACCGCGGGCCCCTGAGCCTCCTCCTCGCCCCCGTTACTTGGCGGGCTGGATGATGCGCGCAACTCCCGCCGCACCAGCGCGGCAGGAACGGCGCGGTGCCACCGCGGGGAGGAAGGGCCACCGGGAGGGTCCAAGGCCGGCACAGAACCCCCGTCACTCCTCCATGTGCGCCCCGGAGCGAGGGACAGCCCCAGGGACAGCCCGCTGGCACCTGCCTCCCGCTAATCGTCAACGCATATTAATCCTGATTAATCTGTCCAGGTTGGAATCACCCGAAATAACAGAGCGGGACTTGGGGGGACAAACATCCGCGGGTGGGCAGCTCGCTGTCACGGCACGCGTGTCTATCCGTGTCACAGCGTCTGTCCCCGCGTGTCACCGCGCAGCCCCCGTGAAGCAGGTGCAAGCACCCGGAGGAGCAGTTCCCggggggggaagggggctgCAGGCGGTGTGTGTGACCCTGGCCGCAGCCCCCCTTTACCTCAGGACCGCTTCTGTCCCcccccgcggggctggggggctgcacgCACCGGCGCCCcgctcctccccccccccccccccggcacaGGAGGgagccccgccgggcccgcaCCCCGCGACCCCCCGGGTCCCCGTCCCCGaggcgggcgctgcgggggtctccgccgcccgccccccccgcgcccGCAGAACAATGGGGGCTGCGGCGCCCCGCGAGCCCGCCAGGGGGCGCCGGCGCGCGCTCCGCGGGACAATGCggccggggctgcgcggggctgcgcccccccccgggaccccccggccgccccgctccgctccgcccggccccgcctgcCCCGGGGGCGCGGGCCCCGGCCGCCTGCGCTGCGCCCGGCAGCGCCGCCAGGGCTGCTCGCTgggggcgcggagcggggcgcggagcggggcgccCTTCAGCACCCGGCCGGGGAGAGCGGCCACGGCCCCACCGCCCGGCTGCCGCCAGCGGGGGCTCCGGGCCGGCCACCGCCGGGCGCCCCTGGGGCAGCGCGgagccccgccgcgccccgggcTCCCTCCGGcgctggggtgggagggggacaGGCCGGCTCCAAGCCCCTTGTCCCTGCACACGGAGCGCGGAAAGGAGAGGCCGCCGTCCCGGCCCGGTACCGGCAGGAAGCGCCCCGCGGAGCCGCGGCTGCGCTGGGCTCCCGCAGGATCGCGCTCGGCTCCCGCTCCACGCCGGCCTCCCGCGGGCGCCGGGCAGCACCCACCTGCCAGCCGCAGGGCCGACATCCTCTGGAACTCCGGCTCCTGCAGCCACTTCCACATCCTCCGGAAGGTCTCCCGGCCGGACTTGAGTTTACTCCAAGGCTTAGGGTTCCGCAGCAAGTCCGAGAGGGTCCCCTGAGAGCGGCACAGCACCCGCTGGGCGAAGATGGCCTGCGGGATGCTGTAGCGCTTCAGCTCCGCCGTGATCCTTTGTGCCACTTCTTTGGTGTTgatctcctccagctgccccgAGCTGCTCACCTGCGAGCCGGAGGAGGAGGGCGGCCGCTCCCGgccggcgggcagcgcggggccgtGGGGCGGCGGGTGGCCGGGGTGCGCGGGGGGGTGCATGCCGTTCAGGTGGGGCATCATGGCGgggggtgtccccagcccccGGGAGAGGTGCTGGTCCCCCCGCGCCAGCATGGCCGCGTGGGCGTCGAAGTTGGGGCTGAGCATCTTCTCGTGGCCGGGCGGCCCGTAGCCGTGGAGGCCCTGCTGGGCGTTGTGGAGGGGGCCCAGCCCGTTGCCCAGCGGCGAGAGGCTCTGCCCCATGCCGGGCATCTCCTTGTAGGGCCCGTAGAGGTTGTTGACCGCGGGCAGCCCGCGCTCGTCCCGCATGAGGGCGAAGCTGCCGCTGACGTTGCCCGAGAGGcgctggtggtggtggtggtgggcgTGCGGGTGGGCGTGCGGGTGGTGGAACTTGTCGGAGACGGTGGAGATGGGCGGCAGGGGCTGGAGTGGCGTCAGGGTGGTGTAGGTGCTGCTCATGCCCATGCCGGGCGGCGAGGACTCGCAGGGCATGCTCATGGCGTGGTGCAGCGGGATGGAGAGCTCGGGCCGGTACTCGGCGGCGCCGTCCAGCAGCGAGGCCATGCTGGACACCATGGccggccgggcggcggcgggggccaGCTCCTggtgcggcggcggcggcggggggggcaCCCGGAGCGGCCCGGCGCTGCGGCCGCCGTggtgggggctggggctgcccatCAGCTCCGGCTCATGGCCGGCCGCCCCGTGCAGGCTGCCCAGCGGCTCCATCGCCATCTCGGGGTTCATGGCGCAGGCACCCGGCTCCCCGGCGAGGCATCGACGGGCGCTGCGGCCGCTTCTCACTCACTCatgggggcggcggcggcggcagcggcggcagcagcagcagcaccgcggccccggccccgggccgcccgccccgctccgctccgctccgctccgccggCCCCGCGGGCAGCGGCCGCTCAGCCGGGcccgcgccggccccgcgccATGTCCGCCCcctcgccgccgccgccgccgtcTGCGGGCGGCCGGAGCTGTCCGGGGCCgcgcccgcggggccgggcctgCGCCGTGacgggcggcggcggccgccaatggcggcggggcggggcggcgggcccggccctTAAAGATGCCGCGGCCCTTTGTAGCCGCGCTGGGGGCTGCTCGGCACCGGCGCCGGACCGGGCTCCGCAGGCAGCGCCGCGCCGGGGACCCCTCTCCGCGACAGCGGCTCGGCTGAGCCCGGGCAACCGCCTGCCCCGCGGGCCTCGCCAGCCCCCCAAGTTCCGGCGTCCTCTCGGGTCTCCGCAGCCCCCCAGGTCCC is a genomic window of Apus apus isolate bApuApu2 chromosome Z, bApuApu2.pri.cur, whole genome shotgun sequence containing:
- the ONECUT2 gene encoding one cut domain family member 2; this translates as MNPEMAMEPLGSLHGAAGHEPELMGSPSPHHGGRSAGPLRVPPPPPPPHQELAPAAARPAMVSSMASLLDGAAEYRPELSIPLHHAMSMPCESSPPGMGMSSTYTTLTPLQPLPPISTVSDKFHHPHAHPHAHHHHHQRLSGNVSGSFALMRDERGLPAVNNLYGPYKEMPGMGQSLSPLGNGLGPLHNAQQGLHGYGPPGHEKMLSPNFDAHAAMLARGDQHLSRGLGTPPAMMPHLNGMHPPAHPGHPPPHGPALPAGRERPPSSSGSQVSSSGQLEEINTKEVAQRITAELKRYSIPQAIFAQRVLCRSQGTLSDLLRNPKPWSKLKSGRETFRRMWKWLQEPEFQRMSALRLAACKRKEQEPSKERNNSQKKSRLVFTDLQRRTLFAIFKENKRPSKEMQITISQQLGLELTTVSNFFMNARRRSLEKWQDDLSSGGSSSAPSTCTKA